Proteins from a genomic interval of Hemicordylus capensis ecotype Gifberg chromosome 14, rHemCap1.1.pri, whole genome shotgun sequence:
- the PEAR1 gene encoding platelet endothelial aggregation receptor 1 isoform X2 translates to MKQYAVLWLWMQLDWGALLSPSDPNVCSYWESFTTPSKESYVQPFTQVFREPCDATWPLGKTCTQHKVLYKTAYRQGVKVDQRRRYRCCQGYYESTDVCVPHCTHECVHGRCVAPDLCQCEEGWRGVDCSNKCSGLSWGHNCSEPCGCLNGGACDRPDGACTCPPGYRGPLCREPCAPGTYGQGCLLGCRCENGGVCDRVSGACLCSHGFSGPHCELPCLNDTNGLSCQTPCPCQNGGICHPPGTEKCVCPPGWMGAICSVRCPEGRFGSGCQGECQCHNGGHCDRDTGQCRCAVGYMGKQCREECPIGKYGQDCSQTCDCANGGRCYPLNGACLCESGFHGSRCEERKCPSGFYGLGCHLQCLCDPQHTQSCHPFSGECTCQPGWAGLSCNETCPHGYHGVNCQDPCLCLNGGTCDSRTGLCLCPAGYRDRHCSSRCPANTYGVNCSLPCACRNALACSPVDGACLCKEGWQGADCSVPCPGGTWGFACNGTCRCANGAACSPVSGRCSCAAGWRGRGCEEPCPKGLYGLDCGKKCACQNADGCDPATGRCHCLPGWTGLGCGQKCADNLWGQHCSQLCGCKNGATCSPKDGSCDCPPGFRGPTCQRPCQAGRYGKKCSMTCKCSNHSICHPVDGSCDCTPGWTGSYCSKRCPAGSFGGNCSRQCQCANEAPCDPDSGRCLCPTGYTGRRCEDKRSDHPFTMVPSAPAGYVSLGAVIGIVILTVLLVAVVVLFLCYRHWQKGKESRHMAVAYTTGRTGSSEYAVPDVPPSYTHYYSNPSYHTLSPCCSPGLPVPSIPDQPSPGKLTGNQLFPSAKSLERDWPAMYGTDCNATLPADWKHQGGVPALSPVGQGGSQMDRSYSYSYTNGLGKYQSQGYSQAEPLCRSDSSLSSENPYATIKDLPVLTGKPSEGSYMEMKSPVKREMSYAEIGLFEESAQSLEEEADTGLVGAEGVVPAAPAVPPNHYDSPKNSHIPCHYDVPPVRHYPPSPPLRRQDR, encoded by the exons atgAAGCAGTACGCCGTCCTGTGGCTGTGGATGCAGCTGGATTGGGGCGCCCTGTTGAGTCCCAGTGACCCCAACGTCTGCAGTTACTGGGAAAG TttcaccaccccatccaaagagTCGTACGTGCAGCCCTTCACCCAAGTCTTCAGGGAGCCCTGTGACGCGACGTGGCCCCTTGGGAAGACCTGCACTCAGCACAA AGTCCTGTACAAGACAGCCTATCGGCAAGGCGTGAAGGTGGACCAAAGAAGGCGCTATCGCTGCTGCCAAGGCTATTACGAGAGCACCGACGTCTGCGTCC CCCACTGCACCCACGAGTGTGTGCACGGGAGGTGCGTGGCGCCCGACCTGTGCCAGTGCGAAGAAGGATGGCGGGGCGTGGACTGCTCCAACA AATGCAGCGGCCTGTCCTGGGGGCACAACTGCAGTGAGCCCTGTGGATGCCTGAATGGAGGCGCCTGCGACCGCCCGGATGGGGCCTGCACCTGCCCGCCCGGCTACCGAGGCCCCCTCTGCCGGGAGCCCTGCGCCCCAGGGACCTACGGCCAAGGTTGCCTGCTGGGCTGCCGCTGTGAGAACGGTGGTGTCTGCGACCGGGTGTCCGGGGCCTGCCTGTGCTCCCACGGATTCTCTGGGCCGCA CTGTGAGCTCCCCTGCCTCAACGACACCAACGGACTCTCGTGCCAGACCCCCTGCCCCTGTCAGAATGGGGGCATCTGCCACCCCCCAGGCACGGAAAAGTGTGTCTGTCCTCCAGGATGGATG GGTGCCATCTGCTCCGTTCGGTGCCCTGAAGGGCGCTTTGGCTCGGGCTGCCAGGGCGAGTGCCAGTGCCACAACGGAGGCCACTGCGACCGTGACACGGGCCAGTGCCGGTGTGCCGTGGGCTACATGGGAAAGCA ATGCCGCGAGGAGTGCCCCATTGGCAAGTACGGGCAGGACTGCAGCCAGACCTGCGACTGCGCCAACGGCGGGCGCTGCTACCCGCTCAACGGGGCCTGCCTGTGCGAATCGGGCTTCCACGGCAGCCGCTGCGAGGAGCGCAAGTGCCCCTCTGGCTTCTATGGCCTGGGCTGCCATTTGCAGTGCCTCTGTGACCCACAGCACACTCAGAG ctgccacccctTCAGCGGGGAGTGCACCTGCCAGCCGGGCTGGGCCGGCCTCTCCTGCAACGAGACCTGTCCCCACGGCTACCACGGCGTCAACTGCCAGGATCCCTGCCTGTGTCTGAACGGGGGGACGTGCGACAGCCGGACAGGGCTGTGCCTCTGCCCAGCGGGCTACCGG GACCGGCACTGCTCCAGCCGCTGCCCGGCCAACACGTACGGCGTGAACTGCTCCCTGCCGTGTGCCTGCCGGAACGCCCTGGCCTGCTCCCCTGTCGACGGGGCCTGTCTCTGCAAGGAAG GCTGGCAAGGAGCCGACTGTTCCGTGCCCTGCCCCGGAGGCACCTGGGGCTTTGCTTGCAATGGGACCTGCCGGTGTGCCAACGGGGCGGCCTGCAGCCCCGTCAGCGGGAGGTGCTCGTGTGCGGCAGGATGGCGTGGCCGCGGGTGCGAGGAGCCGTGCCCG AAGGGGCTCTACGGCTTGGACTGTGGCAAGAAATGTGCCTGCCAGAACGCAGACGGCTGCGACCCGGCCACAGGGCGGTGCCACTGTCTCCCTGGATGGACAG GCCtcggctgcggccagaagtgcgcGGACAACCTGTGGGGACAGCACTGCAGCCAGCTGTGTGGCTGCAAGAACGGCGCCACCTGTTCCCCCAAGGACGGCAGCTGCGACTGCCCCCCTGGCTTCCGTGGCCCCACCTGCCAGCGCC CCTGCCAGGCGGGGCGTTACGGCAAGAAGTGCTCCATGACTTGCAAGTGCTCCAACCACTCCATCTGCCACCCCGTGGACGGCTCCTGCGACTGCACTCCTGGCTGGACAGGCAGCTACTGCTCAAAGC GCTGCCCGGCCGGGTCCTTTGGGGGCAATTGCAGCCGGCAGTGCCAGTGTGCGAACGAGGCCCCGTGTGACCCCGACTCGGGGAGGTGTTTGTGTCCCACGGGCTACACCGGGCGTCGCTGTGAAGACA AGCGCTCCGACCACCCCTTCACGATGGTGCCTTCCGCCCCGGCTGGCTACGTCTCCCTGGGGGCTGTGATCGGAATCGTCATCCTGACCGTCCTGCTGGTGGCCGTGGTGGTGCTTTTCCTCTGCTATCGGCACTGGCAGAAGGGCAAGGAGAGCCGGCACATGGCTGTGGCCTACACCACAGGGAGGACGGGCAGTTCGGAGTACGCAGTGCCAG ATGTGCCTCCCAGCTACACACACTATTACTCCAACCCGAGCTATCACACCCTGTCGCCCTGCTGCTCCCCAGGCCTTCCTGTCCCCAGCATCCCGGACCAGCCCAGCCCTGGCAAG TTGACCGGCAACCAGCTTTTCCCCAGCGCCAAGAGCCTGGAGCGAGACTGGCCTGCCATGTATGGGACAGACTGCAACGCCACGCTGCCGGCGGACTGGAAGCACCAAGGCGGGGTCCCGGCGCTGAGCCCTGTGGGGCAGG GAGGAAGCCAGATGGACCGTAGCTACAGCTACAGCTACACCAACGGATTAGGGAAATACCAGAGCCAAG GTTACAGCCAGGCGGAGCCGCTGTGCCGAAGCGACAGCTCCCTCAGCAGTGAGAACCCCTACGCCACCATCAAAGACTTGCCCGTCCTCACCGGCAAGCCCTCGGAGGGCAGCTACATGGAGATGAAGTCCCCGGTGAAGCGGGAGATGTCCTACGCTGAGATCGGCCTCTTTGAAGAGTCTGCCCAGAGCCTCGAGGAGGAAGCAG
- the PEAR1 gene encoding platelet endothelial aggregation receptor 1 isoform X3, whose protein sequence is MLLNPSSRGATAGERAGPQLLPVGFSEASGGPLWGTGGCSSGVSRMRGRVSECSGLSWGHNCSEPCGCLNGGACDRPDGACTCPPGYRGPLCREPCAPGTYGQGCLLGCRCENGGVCDRVSGACLCSHGFSGPHCELPCLNDTNGLSCQTPCPCQNGGICHPPGTEKCVCPPGWMGAICSVRCPEGRFGSGCQGECQCHNGGHCDRDTGQCRCAVGYMGKQCREECPIGKYGQDCSQTCDCANGGRCYPLNGACLCESGFHGSRCEERKCPSGFYGLGCHLQCLCDPQHTQSCHPFSGECTCQPGWAGLSCNETCPHGYHGVNCQDPCLCLNGGTCDSRTGLCLCPAGYRDRHCSSRCPANTYGVNCSLPCACRNALACSPVDGACLCKEGWQGADCSVPCPGGTWGFACNGTCRCANGAACSPVSGRCSCAAGWRGRGCEEPCPKGLYGLDCGKKCACQNADGCDPATGRCHCLPGWTGLGCGQKCADNLWGQHCSQLCGCKNGATCSPKDGSCDCPPGFRGPTCQRPCQAGRYGKKCSMTCKCSNHSICHPVDGSCDCTPGWTGSYCSKRCPAGSFGGNCSRQCQCANEAPCDPDSGRCLCPTGYTGRRCEDKRSDHPFTMVPSAPAGYVSLGAVIGIVILTVLLVAVVVLFLCYRHWQKGKESRHMAVAYTTGRTGSSEYAVPDVPPSYTHYYSNPSYHTLSPCCSPGLPVPSIPDQPSPGKLTGNQLFPSAKSLERDWPAMYGTDCNATLPADWKHQGGVPALSPVGQGGSQMDRSYSYSYTNGLGKYQSQAGYSQAEPLCRSDSSLSSENPYATIKDLPVLTGKPSEGSYMEMKSPVKREMSYAEIGLFEESAQSLEEEADTGLVGAEGVVPAAPAVPPNHYDSPKNSHIPCHYDVPPVRHYPPSPPLRRQDR, encoded by the exons ATGTTGCTCAatcccagttccaggggagccactgcaggagagagggcaggccctcagctcttgcccgtgggcttctcggaggcatctggcgggccactgtggggaacaggaggctgttCTTCTGGAGTTTCCAGGATGAGAGGCAGAGTCTCCG AATGCAGCGGCCTGTCCTGGGGGCACAACTGCAGTGAGCCCTGTGGATGCCTGAATGGAGGCGCCTGCGACCGCCCGGATGGGGCCTGCACCTGCCCGCCCGGCTACCGAGGCCCCCTCTGCCGGGAGCCCTGCGCCCCAGGGACCTACGGCCAAGGTTGCCTGCTGGGCTGCCGCTGTGAGAACGGTGGTGTCTGCGACCGGGTGTCCGGGGCCTGCCTGTGCTCCCACGGATTCTCTGGGCCGCA CTGTGAGCTCCCCTGCCTCAACGACACCAACGGACTCTCGTGCCAGACCCCCTGCCCCTGTCAGAATGGGGGCATCTGCCACCCCCCAGGCACGGAAAAGTGTGTCTGTCCTCCAGGATGGATG GGTGCCATCTGCTCCGTTCGGTGCCCTGAAGGGCGCTTTGGCTCGGGCTGCCAGGGCGAGTGCCAGTGCCACAACGGAGGCCACTGCGACCGTGACACGGGCCAGTGCCGGTGTGCCGTGGGCTACATGGGAAAGCA ATGCCGCGAGGAGTGCCCCATTGGCAAGTACGGGCAGGACTGCAGCCAGACCTGCGACTGCGCCAACGGCGGGCGCTGCTACCCGCTCAACGGGGCCTGCCTGTGCGAATCGGGCTTCCACGGCAGCCGCTGCGAGGAGCGCAAGTGCCCCTCTGGCTTCTATGGCCTGGGCTGCCATTTGCAGTGCCTCTGTGACCCACAGCACACTCAGAG ctgccacccctTCAGCGGGGAGTGCACCTGCCAGCCGGGCTGGGCCGGCCTCTCCTGCAACGAGACCTGTCCCCACGGCTACCACGGCGTCAACTGCCAGGATCCCTGCCTGTGTCTGAACGGGGGGACGTGCGACAGCCGGACAGGGCTGTGCCTCTGCCCAGCGGGCTACCGG GACCGGCACTGCTCCAGCCGCTGCCCGGCCAACACGTACGGCGTGAACTGCTCCCTGCCGTGTGCCTGCCGGAACGCCCTGGCCTGCTCCCCTGTCGACGGGGCCTGTCTCTGCAAGGAAG GCTGGCAAGGAGCCGACTGTTCCGTGCCCTGCCCCGGAGGCACCTGGGGCTTTGCTTGCAATGGGACCTGCCGGTGTGCCAACGGGGCGGCCTGCAGCCCCGTCAGCGGGAGGTGCTCGTGTGCGGCAGGATGGCGTGGCCGCGGGTGCGAGGAGCCGTGCCCG AAGGGGCTCTACGGCTTGGACTGTGGCAAGAAATGTGCCTGCCAGAACGCAGACGGCTGCGACCCGGCCACAGGGCGGTGCCACTGTCTCCCTGGATGGACAG GCCtcggctgcggccagaagtgcgcGGACAACCTGTGGGGACAGCACTGCAGCCAGCTGTGTGGCTGCAAGAACGGCGCCACCTGTTCCCCCAAGGACGGCAGCTGCGACTGCCCCCCTGGCTTCCGTGGCCCCACCTGCCAGCGCC CCTGCCAGGCGGGGCGTTACGGCAAGAAGTGCTCCATGACTTGCAAGTGCTCCAACCACTCCATCTGCCACCCCGTGGACGGCTCCTGCGACTGCACTCCTGGCTGGACAGGCAGCTACTGCTCAAAGC GCTGCCCGGCCGGGTCCTTTGGGGGCAATTGCAGCCGGCAGTGCCAGTGTGCGAACGAGGCCCCGTGTGACCCCGACTCGGGGAGGTGTTTGTGTCCCACGGGCTACACCGGGCGTCGCTGTGAAGACA AGCGCTCCGACCACCCCTTCACGATGGTGCCTTCCGCCCCGGCTGGCTACGTCTCCCTGGGGGCTGTGATCGGAATCGTCATCCTGACCGTCCTGCTGGTGGCCGTGGTGGTGCTTTTCCTCTGCTATCGGCACTGGCAGAAGGGCAAGGAGAGCCGGCACATGGCTGTGGCCTACACCACAGGGAGGACGGGCAGTTCGGAGTACGCAGTGCCAG ATGTGCCTCCCAGCTACACACACTATTACTCCAACCCGAGCTATCACACCCTGTCGCCCTGCTGCTCCCCAGGCCTTCCTGTCCCCAGCATCCCGGACCAGCCCAGCCCTGGCAAG TTGACCGGCAACCAGCTTTTCCCCAGCGCCAAGAGCCTGGAGCGAGACTGGCCTGCCATGTATGGGACAGACTGCAACGCCACGCTGCCGGCGGACTGGAAGCACCAAGGCGGGGTCCCGGCGCTGAGCCCTGTGGGGCAGG GAGGAAGCCAGATGGACCGTAGCTACAGCTACAGCTACACCAACGGATTAGGGAAATACCAGAGCCAAG CAGGTTACAGCCAGGCGGAGCCGCTGTGCCGAAGCGACAGCTCCCTCAGCAGTGAGAACCCCTACGCCACCATCAAAGACTTGCCCGTCCTCACCGGCAAGCCCTCGGAGGGCAGCTACATGGAGATGAAGTCCCCGGTGAAGCGGGAGATGTCCTACGCTGAGATCGGCCTCTTTGAAGAGTCTGCCCAGAGCCTCGAGGAGGAAGCAG
- the PEAR1 gene encoding platelet endothelial aggregation receptor 1 isoform X1: protein MKQYAVLWLWMQLDWGALLSPSDPNVCSYWESFTTPSKESYVQPFTQVFREPCDATWPLGKTCTQHKVLYKTAYRQGVKVDQRRRYRCCQGYYESTDVCVPHCTHECVHGRCVAPDLCQCEEGWRGVDCSNKCSGLSWGHNCSEPCGCLNGGACDRPDGACTCPPGYRGPLCREPCAPGTYGQGCLLGCRCENGGVCDRVSGACLCSHGFSGPHCELPCLNDTNGLSCQTPCPCQNGGICHPPGTEKCVCPPGWMGAICSVRCPEGRFGSGCQGECQCHNGGHCDRDTGQCRCAVGYMGKQCREECPIGKYGQDCSQTCDCANGGRCYPLNGACLCESGFHGSRCEERKCPSGFYGLGCHLQCLCDPQHTQSCHPFSGECTCQPGWAGLSCNETCPHGYHGVNCQDPCLCLNGGTCDSRTGLCLCPAGYRDRHCSSRCPANTYGVNCSLPCACRNALACSPVDGACLCKEGWQGADCSVPCPGGTWGFACNGTCRCANGAACSPVSGRCSCAAGWRGRGCEEPCPKGLYGLDCGKKCACQNADGCDPATGRCHCLPGWTGLGCGQKCADNLWGQHCSQLCGCKNGATCSPKDGSCDCPPGFRGPTCQRPCQAGRYGKKCSMTCKCSNHSICHPVDGSCDCTPGWTGSYCSKRCPAGSFGGNCSRQCQCANEAPCDPDSGRCLCPTGYTGRRCEDKRSDHPFTMVPSAPAGYVSLGAVIGIVILTVLLVAVVVLFLCYRHWQKGKESRHMAVAYTTGRTGSSEYAVPDVPPSYTHYYSNPSYHTLSPCCSPGLPVPSIPDQPSPGKLTGNQLFPSAKSLERDWPAMYGTDCNATLPADWKHQGGVPALSPVGQGGSQMDRSYSYSYTNGLGKYQSQAGYSQAEPLCRSDSSLSSENPYATIKDLPVLTGKPSEGSYMEMKSPVKREMSYAEIGLFEESAQSLEEEADTGLVGAEGVVPAAPAVPPNHYDSPKNSHIPCHYDVPPVRHYPPSPPLRRQDR from the exons atgAAGCAGTACGCCGTCCTGTGGCTGTGGATGCAGCTGGATTGGGGCGCCCTGTTGAGTCCCAGTGACCCCAACGTCTGCAGTTACTGGGAAAG TttcaccaccccatccaaagagTCGTACGTGCAGCCCTTCACCCAAGTCTTCAGGGAGCCCTGTGACGCGACGTGGCCCCTTGGGAAGACCTGCACTCAGCACAA AGTCCTGTACAAGACAGCCTATCGGCAAGGCGTGAAGGTGGACCAAAGAAGGCGCTATCGCTGCTGCCAAGGCTATTACGAGAGCACCGACGTCTGCGTCC CCCACTGCACCCACGAGTGTGTGCACGGGAGGTGCGTGGCGCCCGACCTGTGCCAGTGCGAAGAAGGATGGCGGGGCGTGGACTGCTCCAACA AATGCAGCGGCCTGTCCTGGGGGCACAACTGCAGTGAGCCCTGTGGATGCCTGAATGGAGGCGCCTGCGACCGCCCGGATGGGGCCTGCACCTGCCCGCCCGGCTACCGAGGCCCCCTCTGCCGGGAGCCCTGCGCCCCAGGGACCTACGGCCAAGGTTGCCTGCTGGGCTGCCGCTGTGAGAACGGTGGTGTCTGCGACCGGGTGTCCGGGGCCTGCCTGTGCTCCCACGGATTCTCTGGGCCGCA CTGTGAGCTCCCCTGCCTCAACGACACCAACGGACTCTCGTGCCAGACCCCCTGCCCCTGTCAGAATGGGGGCATCTGCCACCCCCCAGGCACGGAAAAGTGTGTCTGTCCTCCAGGATGGATG GGTGCCATCTGCTCCGTTCGGTGCCCTGAAGGGCGCTTTGGCTCGGGCTGCCAGGGCGAGTGCCAGTGCCACAACGGAGGCCACTGCGACCGTGACACGGGCCAGTGCCGGTGTGCCGTGGGCTACATGGGAAAGCA ATGCCGCGAGGAGTGCCCCATTGGCAAGTACGGGCAGGACTGCAGCCAGACCTGCGACTGCGCCAACGGCGGGCGCTGCTACCCGCTCAACGGGGCCTGCCTGTGCGAATCGGGCTTCCACGGCAGCCGCTGCGAGGAGCGCAAGTGCCCCTCTGGCTTCTATGGCCTGGGCTGCCATTTGCAGTGCCTCTGTGACCCACAGCACACTCAGAG ctgccacccctTCAGCGGGGAGTGCACCTGCCAGCCGGGCTGGGCCGGCCTCTCCTGCAACGAGACCTGTCCCCACGGCTACCACGGCGTCAACTGCCAGGATCCCTGCCTGTGTCTGAACGGGGGGACGTGCGACAGCCGGACAGGGCTGTGCCTCTGCCCAGCGGGCTACCGG GACCGGCACTGCTCCAGCCGCTGCCCGGCCAACACGTACGGCGTGAACTGCTCCCTGCCGTGTGCCTGCCGGAACGCCCTGGCCTGCTCCCCTGTCGACGGGGCCTGTCTCTGCAAGGAAG GCTGGCAAGGAGCCGACTGTTCCGTGCCCTGCCCCGGAGGCACCTGGGGCTTTGCTTGCAATGGGACCTGCCGGTGTGCCAACGGGGCGGCCTGCAGCCCCGTCAGCGGGAGGTGCTCGTGTGCGGCAGGATGGCGTGGCCGCGGGTGCGAGGAGCCGTGCCCG AAGGGGCTCTACGGCTTGGACTGTGGCAAGAAATGTGCCTGCCAGAACGCAGACGGCTGCGACCCGGCCACAGGGCGGTGCCACTGTCTCCCTGGATGGACAG GCCtcggctgcggccagaagtgcgcGGACAACCTGTGGGGACAGCACTGCAGCCAGCTGTGTGGCTGCAAGAACGGCGCCACCTGTTCCCCCAAGGACGGCAGCTGCGACTGCCCCCCTGGCTTCCGTGGCCCCACCTGCCAGCGCC CCTGCCAGGCGGGGCGTTACGGCAAGAAGTGCTCCATGACTTGCAAGTGCTCCAACCACTCCATCTGCCACCCCGTGGACGGCTCCTGCGACTGCACTCCTGGCTGGACAGGCAGCTACTGCTCAAAGC GCTGCCCGGCCGGGTCCTTTGGGGGCAATTGCAGCCGGCAGTGCCAGTGTGCGAACGAGGCCCCGTGTGACCCCGACTCGGGGAGGTGTTTGTGTCCCACGGGCTACACCGGGCGTCGCTGTGAAGACA AGCGCTCCGACCACCCCTTCACGATGGTGCCTTCCGCCCCGGCTGGCTACGTCTCCCTGGGGGCTGTGATCGGAATCGTCATCCTGACCGTCCTGCTGGTGGCCGTGGTGGTGCTTTTCCTCTGCTATCGGCACTGGCAGAAGGGCAAGGAGAGCCGGCACATGGCTGTGGCCTACACCACAGGGAGGACGGGCAGTTCGGAGTACGCAGTGCCAG ATGTGCCTCCCAGCTACACACACTATTACTCCAACCCGAGCTATCACACCCTGTCGCCCTGCTGCTCCCCAGGCCTTCCTGTCCCCAGCATCCCGGACCAGCCCAGCCCTGGCAAG TTGACCGGCAACCAGCTTTTCCCCAGCGCCAAGAGCCTGGAGCGAGACTGGCCTGCCATGTATGGGACAGACTGCAACGCCACGCTGCCGGCGGACTGGAAGCACCAAGGCGGGGTCCCGGCGCTGAGCCCTGTGGGGCAGG GAGGAAGCCAGATGGACCGTAGCTACAGCTACAGCTACACCAACGGATTAGGGAAATACCAGAGCCAAG CAGGTTACAGCCAGGCGGAGCCGCTGTGCCGAAGCGACAGCTCCCTCAGCAGTGAGAACCCCTACGCCACCATCAAAGACTTGCCCGTCCTCACCGGCAAGCCCTCGGAGGGCAGCTACATGGAGATGAAGTCCCCGGTGAAGCGGGAGATGTCCTACGCTGAGATCGGCCTCTTTGAAGAGTCTGCCCAGAGCCTCGAGGAGGAAGCAG